A stretch of the Nothobranchius furzeri strain GRZ-AD chromosome 5, NfurGRZ-RIMD1, whole genome shotgun sequence genome encodes the following:
- the LOC107374401 gene encoding uncharacterized protein isoform X2, protein MAMHQTILRRGQDPLQSIKRCSDCCSNIHCTFCKMTYADFYKVKYHVQNHVSIAVKHEDYVILKCSLGCREMAHYHCCYCPSTILRRMAFVKHLAICKEKLSRPPPPAQTAPPPSAQTRPPQTGPPPPSAQTRPPQTGPPPPSAQTRPPQTGPPPPQTGPPPPQTGPPPPQTGPPPPSAQTAPSPSAQTAPSPSAQTRPPQTGPPPPQTGPPPPQTGPPPPSAQTAPSPSAQTRPPQTGPPPPSAQTRPPQTGPPPPSAQTRPPQTGPPPPQTGPPPPQTAPPPPSAQTAPPPSAQTRPPPSAQTGPPPPSAQTAPPPSAQTRPPPPQTGPPPPSAQTAPPPSPQAGPSSSSSSSRRLKVRQPVKVTCSHCGITLNKKNLQVHINRKHRPKGQQISETRHLSCQCIDATNGIFAVNKSFFKPCSPIHVQKKTWGTSQKQICELDDCNTNLDFAVRSGILPYECIHLKSLTFSPRSDTPPTILEEEVLSDIVSAKIFGDVRKQSCLNLQSKSAAAGVPLSVDVTVGGPSSKKFISVFEPKVSCYSRLGRVMVAFDMKKRSWHCPCAKPRLLCLHKSVAKWHLFQTDREMFKTKESATDSGDAAETNEELQDDAIPVGGQQYPPGDNDLMRMVKYIMKNKALPENLPQDLVTGSQTLEDISKDLIPKETICAECGGQLNEPVLITARAKLVAYTGVVHGFSTYRRECPDCGLIYRYQEWSDGIHNFNDHILLTLHLCIYLRNSIQTHHAVSRAIEVLEKTENQTFPSKATMLHAYMHFEALTAHSYSYSCYKCGYYPPVVIMDLHRKGVFNMPTSEMETPPADFDGRVNIKDFYDSVTSQIICTGLLTSGRKNPFLVLPSYHNWAPWIGPKCRDGDIVFNTEHEKLHAPRQAAEMSDLQMTEERLQDALINLRVDMVRKLCKQCGIDSKGSKMDLILRLREEMKNRSSYDKIFEKVWGASGGWAVVMCPCAVVYSIKFNLRAESPRDYADILLSWKHFPNIAIYDFARGLATHTNLREPENLPFSPHEGRLAEASNDNVKSAAEGKLKVHLPWLKSKKKDADTNCHPLTGSSEHYTLYDVFHEKNTKDPRDILRRIALVPELAGWVNSQCAEQLFADMRKNNYFLNTLTPSEHIFMMRNILHHYNTQCNNKTEESIKKVVSEDVLQLDHNGQIVMAAQPPTEADVTTQPCLTPNQTSDQLNRRIWAVNPLPAQQKLLAYVLDKNKDPYEDILSYSPGRTLTRCDFWSLAFEEVEAQIADQCFQVITALGASQVSLFLFCVVLLSLWQGGLVALRRNFSLLMEFVTGFTQYIFPTFSKKNCSTTSFCLFRAKTSTLSASIWWLPGYHHFTMIPLQLYLTILEQRTSFYSLRGSPGTGFCVVLANHISPGHWNTVTLSQLKGAPLQWGGNDCGAYMMMYALYVTLDMPFDFAQSDMPVIRSWWCQQLLKTFPLAGQFSPPEPEMMEVTQGEPTPTEPDTMEVTQRKEIQDVPVMRGIMVAWNWVKENQKHFAGKVIPPDIISMDEDDAAMAITMQELFMTTHDMDRDEDEIRSPFIFTFSNKDDMEFFMHEIRDKRDIRVSCMCNTD, encoded by the exons ATGGCT ATGCATCAAACAATACTGAGGAGAGGGCAGGATCCTCTTCAGTCTATCAAGCGATGCAGCGATTGTTGCAGCAACATTCACTGCACTTTCTGTAAAATGACATATGCTGATTTTTACAAGGTTAAATACCATGTACAGAATCATGTGAGCATTGCTGTAAAACATGAAG ATTATGTCATCTTAAAATGCAGCCTGGGCTGTAGGGAAATGGCACATTATCATTGTTGTTACTGTCCGTCAACGATTCTGCGGAGAATGGCATTTGTGAAACATCTTGCTATATGTAAGGAGAAATTATCACGTCCTCCACCACCGGCACAGACAGCACCTCCTCCATCAGCACAGACAAgacctccacagacaggacctcctcctccatcggcacagacaagacctccacagacaggacctcctcctccatcggcacagacaagacctccacagacaggacctcctcctccacagacaggacctcctcctccacagacaggacctcctcctccacagacaggacctcctcctccatcggcacagacagcaccttctccatcggcacagacagcaccttctccatcagcacagacaagacctccacagacaggacctcctcctccacagacaggacctcctcctccacagacaggacctcctcctccatcggcacagacagcaccttctccatcagcacagacaagacctccacagacaggacctcctcctccatcggcacagacaagacctccacagacaggacctcctcctccatcggcacagacaagacctccacagacaggacctcctcctccacagacaggacctcctcctccacagacagcacctcctcctccatcggcacagacagcacctcctccatcggcacagacaagacctcctccatcggcacagacaggacctcctcctccatcggcacagacagcacctcctccatcagcacagacaagacctcctcctccacagacaggacctcctcctccatcggcacagacaGCACCTCCTCCTTCACCACAGGCAGGACCgtcgtcatcctcatcatcctcacgaCGATTAAAGGTCCGCCAGCCGGTGAAAGTGACATGCAGCCATTGCGGCATCACATTAAATAAAAAGAACTTGCAGGTGCATATTAATAGAAAGCACAGGCCAAAGGGACAACAGATATCAGAGACACGACACCTGTCATGTCAGTGTATTGATGCTACAAATGGCATCTTTGCAGTCAACAAATCATTCTTCAAACCATGCTCACCAATACATGTACAGAAAAAAACCTGGGGTACAAGCCAAAAACAAATTTGTGAATTGGATGATTGCAATACTAATTTGGACTTTGCAGTGAGGAGTGGAATTCTGCCATATGAATGCATCCACTTAAAATCATTGACATTTTCTCCCAGATCAGACACCCCCCCCACAATTCTGGAAGAAGAGGTGCTGTCAGACATAGTGTCTGCCAAAATATTTGGGGATGTGAGAAAACAGAGCTGCTTGAACCTCCAGAGCAAATCTGCTGCTGCAggggtgcctctctcagttgatgTCACAGTTGGAGGGCCGTCCTCAAAAAAGTTCATATCAGTTTTTGAACCCAAAGTGTCATGCTACAGCAGACTGGGAAGGGTAATGGTGGCCTTCGACATGAAAAAGAGGTCATGGCATTGCCCATGTGCCAAACCCAGACTGTTGTGCTTGCACAAAAGTGTGGCTAAATGGCATCTCTTTCAGACAGACAGAGAAATGTTCAAGACCAAAGAGAGTGCCACTGACAGTGGTGATGCTGCTGAGACAAATGAAGAACTGCAGGATGATGCAATACCAGTCGGAGGACAACAATATCCTCCTGGTGACAATGATCTCATGAGAATGGTAAAATACATAATGAAAAACAAAGCTCTACCGGAAAATCTCCCCCAGGATTTGGTCACTGGCTCCCAAACATTAGAGGACATTTCAAAGGACTTGATTCCCAAAGAAACCATATGTGCAGAATGTGGAGGCCAACTTAATGAGCCAGTGCTCATTACAGCACGTGCCAAGCTGGTGGCATACACTGGTGTTGTACATG GCTTTTCTACATACCGCAGGGAATGTCCCGACTGTGGGCTGATTTATCGATACCAGGAGTGGAGTGATGGGATTCATAATTTCAATGACCATATACTCCTCACTCTTCATCTATGTATTTATCTCCGTAACTCAATTCAG ACACACCATGCTGTAAGCCGAGCAATTGAGGTCTTGGAGAAAACTGAAAATCAGACCTTCCCCAGTAAGGCCACAATGCTCCATGCATACATGCATTTTGAAGCCCTGACAGCTCACAGCTACTCATACTCCTGTTATAAGTGTGGATACTATCCACCTGTGGTTATCATGGACCTGCACAGGAAGGGTGTCTTCAATATGCCTA CAAGTGAGATGGAGACTCCACCAGCAGACTTTGATGGCAGAGTCAACATCAAAGATTTTTATGACTCTGTGACGTCTCAGATCATTTGTACTGGCTTATTGACAA GTGGTCGTAAGAACCCCTTTCTTGTTTTGCCATCATATCACAACTGGGCACCTTGGATTGGACCAAAATGCAGAGATGGGGACATTGTTTTCAACACTGAGCATGAGAAGTTGCATGCACCAAGGCAGGCTGCTGAGATGTCAGATCTCCAAATGACAGAGGAGAGACTCCAAGATGCCCTTATTAACCTCCGG GTGGACATGGTGCGTAAGCTATGCAAACAAtgtggcatagattctaaaggttcTAAGATGGACCTTATTCTCAGACTCCGGGAGGAGATGAAGAACAGGTCGTCATATGATAAGATTTTTGAGAAGGTCTGGGGAGCATCAG GTGGCTGGGCAGTTGTTATGTGCCCCTGTGCTGTTGTCTATTCaataaaatttaatttaagaGCAGAAAGCCCCAGAGACTATGCAGATATTTTGCTCAGCTGGAAGCACTTTCCCAACATTGCCATTTATGATTTTGCGAGGGGACTGGCCACACACACCAACTTGAGGGAACCTGAAAACTTGCCTTTCAGCCCACATGAGGGACGGCTGGCTGAGGCATCCAATGATAATGTAAAGTCAGCTGCTGAAGGAAAGCTGAAGGTCCATTTACCATggctaaaaagtaaaaaaaaggatGCAGACACAAACTGCCACCCACTCACAGGATCATCGGAACATTATACCTTGTATGATGTTTTCCATGAGAAAAACACAAAGGATCCTAGAGACATCCTTCGaagaatagcacttgttcctgaaCTGGCTGGCTGGGTCAACAGCCAGTGTGCTGAGCAATTATTTGCAGACATGAGGAAGAACAATTACTTTCTGAATACACTCACACCGTCTGAACACATCTTCATGATGCGCAACATATTGCACCACTACAACACACAATGCAACAACAAGACTGAAGAAAGCATCAAGAAAGTGGTGAGCGAGGATGTCCTGCAGTTGGATCACAATGGGCAGATAGTAATGG CTGCACAGCCACCCACAGAAGCAGATGTAACAACACAACCCT GTCTAACACCTAACCAGACATCTGACCAACTGAACAGGAGGATATGGGCTGTTAACCCTCTCCCAGCACAACAGAAATTG TTGGCGTATGTGTTGGATAAAAACAAAGATCCGTATGAGGACATACTTTCTTATAGCCCAGGACGGACATTAACAAGATGTGATTTCTGGTCTTTGGCCTTTGAAGAGGTTGAAGCACAG ATTGCTGATCAGTGCTTTCAAGTCATAACTGCTCTTGGAGCTTCACAGGTCAGCTTGTTTTTGTTCTGTGTGGTATTATTAAGCCTTTGGCAGGGAGGCCTTGTGGCCTTAAGAAGAAATTTCTCACTTCTCATGGAGTTTGTCACAGGCTTTACACAATACATTTTTCCTACATTTTCAAAAAAAAACTGTAGCACTACTAGTTTCTGTCTCTTCAGGGCAAAGACGTCCACACTTTCAGCATCTATTTGGTGGTTACCTGGTTACCACCATTTCACAATGATCCCCTTGCAGCTTTACCT GACAATATTGGAACAAAGGACATCATTTTACTCCCTTCGTGGGAGTCCGGGCACTGGATTTTGTGT AGTCTTGGCTAATCACATTTCACCAGGCCATTGGAACACTGTAACATTGAGTCAGTTGAAG GGTGCACCACTGCAGTGGGGAGGGAATGACTGTGGGGCATACATGATGATG TATGCCCTCTATGTGACCCTGGACATGCCTTTTGATTTTGCTCAA TCAGATATGCCCGTAATCAGGAGTTGGTGGTGCCAACAATTACTGAAGACATTTCCTCTGGCTGG TCAATTCAGCCCACCAGAGCCGGAAATGATGGAGGTCACCCAAGGAGAGCCCACCCCAACAGAGCCAGACACTATGGAGGTCACCCAAAGAAAAGAAATACAA GACGTGCCTGTGATGAGAGGCATTATGGTGGCCTGGAACTGGGTGAAGGAAAACCAAAAACACTTTGCTGGAAAGGTTATCCCACCAGACATCATCAGTATGGATGAAGACGACGCAGCAATGGCCATCACAATGCAGGAACTGTTCATGACTACACATGACATGGATAGGGATGAGGATGAAATTCGGTCTCCCTTCATTTTCACCTTCTCAAACAAAGATGATATGGAGTTTTTCATGCATGAAATAAGAGACAAACGAGATATCCGTGTGTCTTGCATGTGCAACACAGATTAG
- the LOC107374401 gene encoding uncharacterized protein isoform X3 has protein sequence MAMHQTILRRGQDPLQSIKRCSDCCSNIHCTFCKMTYADFYKVKYHVQNHVSIAVKHEDYVILKCSLGCREMAHYHCCYCPSTILRRMAFVKHLAICKEKLSRPPPPAQTAPPPSAQTRPPQTGPPPPSAQTRPPQTGPPPPSAQTRPPQTGPPPPQTGPPPPQTGPPPPQTGPPPPSAQTAPSPSAQTAPSPSAQTRPPQTGPPPPQTGPPPPQTGPPPPSAQTAPSPSAQTRPPQTGPPPPSAQTRPPQTGPPPPSAQTRPPQTGPPPPQTGPPPPQTAPPPPSAQTAPPPSAQTRPPPSAQTGPPPPSAQTAPPPSAQTRPPPPQTGPPPPSAQTAPPPSPQAGPSSSSSSSRRLKVRQPVKVTCSHCGITLNKKNLQVHINRKHRPKGQQISETRHLSCQCIDATNGIFAVNKSFFKPCSPIHVQKKTWGTSQKQICELDDCNTNLDFAVRSGILPYECIHLKSLTFSPRSDTPPTILEEEVLSDIVSAKIFGDVRKQSCLNLQSKSAAAGVPLSVDVTVGGPSSKKFISVFEPKVSCYSRLGRVMVAFDMKKRSWHCPCAKPRLLCLHKSVAKWHLFQTDREMFKTKESATDSGDAAETNEELQDDAIPVGGQQYPPGDNDLMRMVKYIMKNKALPENLPQDLVTGSQTLEDISKDLIPKETICAECGGQLNEPVLITARAKLVAYTGVVHGFSTYRRECPDCGLIYRYQEWSDGIHNFNDHILLTLHLCIYLRNSIQTHHAVSRAIEVLEKTENQTFPSKATMLHAYMHFEALTAHSYSYSCYKCGYYPPVVIMDLHRKGVFNMPTSEMETPPADFDGRVNIKDFYDSVTSQIICTGLLTSGRKNPFLVLPSYHNWAPWIGPKCRDGDIVFNTEHEKLHAPRQAAEMSDLQMTEERLQDALINLRVDMVRKLCKQCGIDSKGSKMDLILRLREEMKNRSSYDKIFEKVWGASGGWAVVMCPCAVVYSIKFNLRAESPRDYADILLSWKHFPNIAIYDFARGLATHTNLREPENLPFSPHEGRLAEASNDNVKSAAEGKLKVHLPWLKSKKKDADTNCHPLTGSSEHYTLYDVFHEKNTKDPRDILRRIALVPELAGWVNSQCAEQLFADMRKNNYFLNTLTPSEHIFMMRNILHHYNTQCNNKTEESIKKVVSEDVLQLDHNGQIVMAAQPPTEADVTTQPYCPSMSDLLPGLTPNQTSDQLNRRIWAVNPLPAQQKLLAYVLDKNKDPYEDILSYSPGRTLTRCDFWSLAFEEVEAQIADQCFQVITALGASQVSLFLFCVVLLSLWQGGLVALRRNFSLLMEFVTGFTQYIFPTFSKKNCSTTSFCLFRAKTSTLSASIWWLPGYHHFTMIPLQLYLVLANHISPGHWNTVTLSQLKGAPLQWGGNDCGAYMMMYALYVTLDMPFDFAQSDMPVIRSWWCQQLLKTFPLAGQFSPPEPEMMEVTQGEPTPTEPDTMEVTQRKEIQDVPVMRGIMVAWNWVKENQKHFAGKVIPPDIISMDEDDAAMAITMQELFMTTHDMDRDEDEIRSPFIFTFSNKDDMEFFMHEIRDKRDIRVSCMCNTD, from the exons ATGGCT ATGCATCAAACAATACTGAGGAGAGGGCAGGATCCTCTTCAGTCTATCAAGCGATGCAGCGATTGTTGCAGCAACATTCACTGCACTTTCTGTAAAATGACATATGCTGATTTTTACAAGGTTAAATACCATGTACAGAATCATGTGAGCATTGCTGTAAAACATGAAG ATTATGTCATCTTAAAATGCAGCCTGGGCTGTAGGGAAATGGCACATTATCATTGTTGTTACTGTCCGTCAACGATTCTGCGGAGAATGGCATTTGTGAAACATCTTGCTATATGTAAGGAGAAATTATCACGTCCTCCACCACCGGCACAGACAGCACCTCCTCCATCAGCACAGACAAgacctccacagacaggacctcctcctccatcggcacagacaagacctccacagacaggacctcctcctccatcggcacagacaagacctccacagacaggacctcctcctccacagacaggacctcctcctccacagacaggacctcctcctccacagacaggacctcctcctccatcggcacagacagcaccttctccatcggcacagacagcaccttctccatcagcacagacaagacctccacagacaggacctcctcctccacagacaggacctcctcctccacagacaggacctcctcctccatcggcacagacagcaccttctccatcagcacagacaagacctccacagacaggacctcctcctccatcggcacagacaagacctccacagacaggacctcctcctccatcggcacagacaagacctccacagacaggacctcctcctccacagacaggacctcctcctccacagacagcacctcctcctccatcggcacagacagcacctcctccatcggcacagacaagacctcctccatcggcacagacaggacctcctcctccatcggcacagacagcacctcctccatcagcacagacaagacctcctcctccacagacaggacctcctcctccatcggcacagacaGCACCTCCTCCTTCACCACAGGCAGGACCgtcgtcatcctcatcatcctcacgaCGATTAAAGGTCCGCCAGCCGGTGAAAGTGACATGCAGCCATTGCGGCATCACATTAAATAAAAAGAACTTGCAGGTGCATATTAATAGAAAGCACAGGCCAAAGGGACAACAGATATCAGAGACACGACACCTGTCATGTCAGTGTATTGATGCTACAAATGGCATCTTTGCAGTCAACAAATCATTCTTCAAACCATGCTCACCAATACATGTACAGAAAAAAACCTGGGGTACAAGCCAAAAACAAATTTGTGAATTGGATGATTGCAATACTAATTTGGACTTTGCAGTGAGGAGTGGAATTCTGCCATATGAATGCATCCACTTAAAATCATTGACATTTTCTCCCAGATCAGACACCCCCCCCACAATTCTGGAAGAAGAGGTGCTGTCAGACATAGTGTCTGCCAAAATATTTGGGGATGTGAGAAAACAGAGCTGCTTGAACCTCCAGAGCAAATCTGCTGCTGCAggggtgcctctctcagttgatgTCACAGTTGGAGGGCCGTCCTCAAAAAAGTTCATATCAGTTTTTGAACCCAAAGTGTCATGCTACAGCAGACTGGGAAGGGTAATGGTGGCCTTCGACATGAAAAAGAGGTCATGGCATTGCCCATGTGCCAAACCCAGACTGTTGTGCTTGCACAAAAGTGTGGCTAAATGGCATCTCTTTCAGACAGACAGAGAAATGTTCAAGACCAAAGAGAGTGCCACTGACAGTGGTGATGCTGCTGAGACAAATGAAGAACTGCAGGATGATGCAATACCAGTCGGAGGACAACAATATCCTCCTGGTGACAATGATCTCATGAGAATGGTAAAATACATAATGAAAAACAAAGCTCTACCGGAAAATCTCCCCCAGGATTTGGTCACTGGCTCCCAAACATTAGAGGACATTTCAAAGGACTTGATTCCCAAAGAAACCATATGTGCAGAATGTGGAGGCCAACTTAATGAGCCAGTGCTCATTACAGCACGTGCCAAGCTGGTGGCATACACTGGTGTTGTACATG GCTTTTCTACATACCGCAGGGAATGTCCCGACTGTGGGCTGATTTATCGATACCAGGAGTGGAGTGATGGGATTCATAATTTCAATGACCATATACTCCTCACTCTTCATCTATGTATTTATCTCCGTAACTCAATTCAG ACACACCATGCTGTAAGCCGAGCAATTGAGGTCTTGGAGAAAACTGAAAATCAGACCTTCCCCAGTAAGGCCACAATGCTCCATGCATACATGCATTTTGAAGCCCTGACAGCTCACAGCTACTCATACTCCTGTTATAAGTGTGGATACTATCCACCTGTGGTTATCATGGACCTGCACAGGAAGGGTGTCTTCAATATGCCTA CAAGTGAGATGGAGACTCCACCAGCAGACTTTGATGGCAGAGTCAACATCAAAGATTTTTATGACTCTGTGACGTCTCAGATCATTTGTACTGGCTTATTGACAA GTGGTCGTAAGAACCCCTTTCTTGTTTTGCCATCATATCACAACTGGGCACCTTGGATTGGACCAAAATGCAGAGATGGGGACATTGTTTTCAACACTGAGCATGAGAAGTTGCATGCACCAAGGCAGGCTGCTGAGATGTCAGATCTCCAAATGACAGAGGAGAGACTCCAAGATGCCCTTATTAACCTCCGG GTGGACATGGTGCGTAAGCTATGCAAACAAtgtggcatagattctaaaggttcTAAGATGGACCTTATTCTCAGACTCCGGGAGGAGATGAAGAACAGGTCGTCATATGATAAGATTTTTGAGAAGGTCTGGGGAGCATCAG GTGGCTGGGCAGTTGTTATGTGCCCCTGTGCTGTTGTCTATTCaataaaatttaatttaagaGCAGAAAGCCCCAGAGACTATGCAGATATTTTGCTCAGCTGGAAGCACTTTCCCAACATTGCCATTTATGATTTTGCGAGGGGACTGGCCACACACACCAACTTGAGGGAACCTGAAAACTTGCCTTTCAGCCCACATGAGGGACGGCTGGCTGAGGCATCCAATGATAATGTAAAGTCAGCTGCTGAAGGAAAGCTGAAGGTCCATTTACCATggctaaaaagtaaaaaaaaggatGCAGACACAAACTGCCACCCACTCACAGGATCATCGGAACATTATACCTTGTATGATGTTTTCCATGAGAAAAACACAAAGGATCCTAGAGACATCCTTCGaagaatagcacttgttcctgaaCTGGCTGGCTGGGTCAACAGCCAGTGTGCTGAGCAATTATTTGCAGACATGAGGAAGAACAATTACTTTCTGAATACACTCACACCGTCTGAACACATCTTCATGATGCGCAACATATTGCACCACTACAACACACAATGCAACAACAAGACTGAAGAAAGCATCAAGAAAGTGGTGAGCGAGGATGTCCTGCAGTTGGATCACAATGGGCAGATAGTAATGG CTGCACAGCCACCCACAGAAGCAGATGTAACAACACAACCCT ACTGTCCAAGCATGTCTGACCTGCTTCCAGGTCTAACACCTAACCAGACATCTGACCAACTGAACAGGAGGATATGGGCTGTTAACCCTCTCCCAGCACAACAGAAATTG TTGGCGTATGTGTTGGATAAAAACAAAGATCCGTATGAGGACATACTTTCTTATAGCCCAGGACGGACATTAACAAGATGTGATTTCTGGTCTTTGGCCTTTGAAGAGGTTGAAGCACAG ATTGCTGATCAGTGCTTTCAAGTCATAACTGCTCTTGGAGCTTCACAGGTCAGCTTGTTTTTGTTCTGTGTGGTATTATTAAGCCTTTGGCAGGGAGGCCTTGTGGCCTTAAGAAGAAATTTCTCACTTCTCATGGAGTTTGTCACAGGCTTTACACAATACATTTTTCCTACATTTTCAAAAAAAAACTGTAGCACTACTAGTTTCTGTCTCTTCAGGGCAAAGACGTCCACACTTTCAGCATCTATTTGGTGGTTACCTGGTTACCACCATTTCACAATGATCCCCTTGCAGCTTTACCT AGTCTTGGCTAATCACATTTCACCAGGCCATTGGAACACTGTAACATTGAGTCAGTTGAAG GGTGCACCACTGCAGTGGGGAGGGAATGACTGTGGGGCATACATGATGATG TATGCCCTCTATGTGACCCTGGACATGCCTTTTGATTTTGCTCAA TCAGATATGCCCGTAATCAGGAGTTGGTGGTGCCAACAATTACTGAAGACATTTCCTCTGGCTGG TCAATTCAGCCCACCAGAGCCGGAAATGATGGAGGTCACCCAAGGAGAGCCCACCCCAACAGAGCCAGACACTATGGAGGTCACCCAAAGAAAAGAAATACAA GACGTGCCTGTGATGAGAGGCATTATGGTGGCCTGGAACTGGGTGAAGGAAAACCAAAAACACTTTGCTGGAAAGGTTATCCCACCAGACATCATCAGTATGGATGAAGACGACGCAGCAATGGCCATCACAATGCAGGAACTGTTCATGACTACACATGACATGGATAGGGATGAGGATGAAATTCGGTCTCCCTTCATTTTCACCTTCTCAAACAAAGATGATATGGAGTTTTTCATGCATGAAATAAGAGACAAACGAGATATCCGTGTGTCTTGCATGTGCAACACAGATTAG